A single window of Jaculus jaculus isolate mJacJac1 chromosome 14, mJacJac1.mat.Y.cur, whole genome shotgun sequence DNA harbors:
- the Brk1 gene encoding protein BRICK1 isoform X1, which produces MAGQEDPVQREIRQDWANREYIEIITSSIKKISDFLNSFDMSCRSRLATLNEKLTALERRIEYIEARVTKGETLT; this is translated from the exons ATGGCGGGACAGGAGGATCCGGTGCAACGGGAGATTCGCCAGGACTGGGCGAACCGGGAGTACATTGAGATCATCACCAGCAGCATCAAGAAAATCTCGGACTTTCTCAACTCGTTCG ATATGTCTTGTCGTTCAAGACTTGCAACACTAAACGAGAAATTGACAGCCCTTGAGCGGAGAATAGAATACATAGAAGCACGG GTGACGAAAGGTGAGACGCTCACCTAG
- the Brk1 gene encoding protein BRICK1 isoform X2, whose product MRTGGLWGRRACAVTLPWAAAMAGQEDPVQREIRQDWANREYIEIITSSIKKISDFLNSFALKIEPRALDKLGEALYL is encoded by the exons ATGCGCACTGGCGGCCTGTGGGGTCGGCGCGCCTGCGCAGTCACTCTTCCTTGGGCGGCCGCCATGGCGGGACAGGAGGATCCGGTGCAACGGGAGATTCGCCAGGACTGGGCGAACCGGGAGTACATTGAGATCATCACCAGCAGCATCAAGAAAATCTCGGACTTTCTCAACTCGTTCG CGCtgaagattgaacctagggccttggatAAATTAGGGGaagcactctacctctga
- the Fancd2os gene encoding FANCD2 opposite strand protein: MAGYQLWSPWTPLDESFQWLRHTTPTPSSKHPFRASLSFPHTPSDLEVQLCFQEVTLVLDSPLLGPGESPKLPCHTSELQTVNNKKGLVRKPQPVRLSGVDSVFGRVITAQPPKWTGTFRVSDKSAFCKIISREHQWPTGLKEPQIQMTVTMCKQMLRSILLLYATYKKCTFALQHSK; the protein is encoded by the coding sequence ATGGCAGGATATCAGCTCTGGTCACCATGGACCCCACTGGATGAGAGCTTCCAATGGCTGCGGCACACAACACCTACTCCTTCTTCCAAGCATCCTTTTAGggcctccctttccttcccacaTACCCCTTCTGACCTTGAAGTGCAGCTGTGCTTTCAAGAGGTCACTCTAGTTCTAGACAGTCCACTCCTAGGACCTGGAGAGAGTCCCAAGTTACCCTGCCACACATCAGAGCTCCAAACTGTGAATAACAAGAAAGGACTGGTCAGAAAGCCACAGCCTGTCCGCCTCAGTGGAGTGGATTCTGTCTTTGGCAGAGTCATCACGGCTCAACCACCCAAATGGACTGGAACCTTCAGAGTTTCAGACAAGTCGGCCTTCTGCAAAATTATCAGCAGGGAGCATCAGTGGCCCACTGGACTTAAGGAGCCTCAGATTCAAATGACAGTGACTATGTGCAAACAGATGCTACGCTCTATCCTCTTGCTATATGCAACATACAAGAAGTGCACCTTCGCCTTGCAACACTCCAAGTAA